In Pseudomonas sp. MYb327, one DNA window encodes the following:
- a CDS encoding MMPL family transporter produces MTLPSERRLPRLFLILLLAMLALAGWQWRDGAPLSANLMELVPGTAPDALELRAEQRMQEPLNREMLVLVGHTNREQAVAMAQKLGDQWQASGLFEKVQWNLQADLPALRTQLLQGRLAMLSADDRQQLIEHPGAFIQQRVQALFDPFTGFSLVPSQDDWLGLTGRIQNSQPQHGSVKLDIGSGALIADADGKSWVLLRARTTGNAFDMNLPLQVADLLQHSREQAAGADVQLLAASGLLYAANGQRQATREMTWVGGGATVGILLLLLLAFRRWRVLLAFVPVLVGMLFGAVACVALFGHMHVMTLVLGSSLIGVAVDYPLHYLSKSWSLKPWHSWPALRLTLPGLTLSLITSAIGYLALAWTPFPALTQIAVFSAAGLLGAYLSAVCLLPALLKGVDLRPTQWPLRVSEFLLGRREALLKHLSTPVLLALLIAFCVGGLLQLEAKNDIRQWVGAPQQLTDEAQTIARITGYQPTSQFFLVQGADQQQLLERLSALSDRLDQLVNLDKLQGYLSLNQLVSPPSEQQQAREALSKLPQFWQPLLDVGVPVEALQAELTKLQALPAEDIDAALAGPLSEPYRALWLGPTENGVAAMVSLQGLNNPSLLRVQAEDLQGVVLVDRLGELNEVFAATQISAAELKLASCALIVLVLILPFGFGGALRIVSLPLLAALCSLASLGWLGQPLTLFSLFGLLLVTAISVDYAILMREQVGGAAVSLLGTLLAALTTWLSFGLLAVSSTPAVSNFGLSVSLGLIFSFMLAPWAGRHVQAAHVAEPAA; encoded by the coding sequence ATGACTTTGCCGAGTGAACGCAGGCTGCCGCGGCTGTTCCTGATCCTGCTGCTGGCAATGCTCGCGCTCGCCGGTTGGCAATGGCGTGACGGCGCCCCGCTGTCGGCCAACCTGATGGAACTGGTGCCCGGCACCGCGCCGGACGCGCTGGAGTTGCGCGCCGAACAACGCATGCAAGAACCGTTGAACCGCGAAATGCTGGTGCTGGTCGGCCATACGAATCGTGAACAAGCCGTCGCCATGGCGCAAAAACTCGGCGATCAGTGGCAGGCCAGCGGCCTGTTCGAAAAGGTCCAGTGGAACCTGCAAGCCGATCTGCCGGCCCTGCGCACGCAACTGCTGCAAGGCCGATTGGCGATGCTTTCGGCGGACGATCGCCAGCAGTTGATCGAACACCCCGGCGCTTTTATCCAGCAACGGGTGCAGGCGCTGTTCGATCCCTTTACCGGTTTCAGCCTGGTGCCTAGTCAGGACGACTGGCTGGGCCTGACCGGGCGTATCCAGAACAGCCAGCCGCAACACGGTTCGGTGAAACTGGACATCGGCAGCGGCGCCCTGATTGCCGATGCCGACGGCAAGAGTTGGGTGCTGCTGCGCGCGCGAACCACCGGCAACGCCTTCGACATGAACCTGCCACTACAAGTGGCTGATTTGCTCCAGCACAGTCGCGAACAAGCGGCCGGCGCCGACGTGCAATTGCTCGCCGCCAGCGGTTTGCTGTACGCGGCCAACGGTCAACGACAAGCCACCCGTGAAATGACTTGGGTCGGCGGCGGCGCCACGGTCGGGATTCTGCTGCTGTTGCTGCTGGCCTTCCGCCGCTGGCGCGTGTTGCTGGCGTTCGTTCCGGTGCTGGTGGGCATGTTGTTCGGTGCAGTGGCTTGCGTGGCGTTGTTCGGCCACATGCACGTGATGACGCTGGTGCTCGGTTCGAGCCTGATCGGCGTCGCGGTCGATTACCCGCTGCATTACCTGTCCAAGAGCTGGAGCCTGAAACCCTGGCACAGCTGGCCGGCCCTGCGCCTGACGTTGCCGGGGCTGACCCTGAGCCTGATCACCAGTGCCATCGGCTACCTCGCTCTGGCCTGGACACCGTTTCCGGCGCTGACCCAAATCGCGGTGTTCTCCGCTGCCGGTTTGCTCGGCGCTTATCTGTCCGCCGTGTGTCTGCTGCCGGCGTTGCTCAAGGGTGTGGATTTGCGCCCGACGCAGTGGCCATTGCGGGTTTCCGAGTTTTTGCTGGGACGTCGCGAAGCGCTGCTCAAACACCTGAGTACGCCGGTGTTGCTGGCGCTACTGATCGCGTTTTGCGTCGGCGGCTTGTTGCAACTCGAGGCTAAAAATGACATCCGTCAGTGGGTCGGCGCACCGCAACAATTGACCGATGAAGCGCAAACCATCGCCCGTATTACCGGCTATCAACCCACCAGCCAGTTCTTTCTGGTGCAGGGCGCTGATCAACAACAATTGCTCGAACGCCTGAGCGCCTTGAGCGATCGCCTGGATCAACTGGTCAACCTGGACAAACTCCAGGGTTACTTGTCGCTCAATCAACTGGTCAGCCCGCCGAGCGAACAGCAGCAAGCGCGTGAAGCGCTGAGCAAACTGCCACAGTTCTGGCAGCCGTTGCTCGATGTCGGCGTGCCCGTCGAGGCGCTGCAAGCCGAGTTGACGAAGTTGCAGGCGTTGCCCGCCGAGGACATCGACGCGGCGCTGGCCGGCCCCTTGTCCGAGCCTTATCGGGCGCTGTGGCTCGGGCCAACCGAGAATGGCGTAGCGGCAATGGTCAGCCTGCAAGGCCTGAACAACCCGTCCCTGCTGCGGGTTCAGGCCGAGGATTTGCAGGGCGTCGTGCTGGTGGATCGCTTGGGTGAGTTGAACGAGGTCTTCGCCGCCACTCAGATCAGCGCCGCCGAACTTAAACTCGCATCCTGTGCGCTGATTGTTTTGGTGTTGATCCTGCCGTTCGGTTTCGGTGGCGCGCTGCGCATTGTTTCCCTGCCGCTGCTGGCGGCGCTGTGCAGCCTCGCCAGCCTCGGTTGGCTGGGCCAGCCATTGACCCTGTTCAGCCTGTTCGGCCTGTTGCTGGTGACAGCGATCAGCGTCGACTACGCGATCCTCATGCGCGAGCAGGTCGGCGGCGCCGCCGTGAGCCTGCTGGGCACCTTGCTGGCGGCGTTGACCACCTGGCTGTCGTTCGGTCTGCTGGCGGTATCGAGCACGCCGGCGGTGAGCAATTTCGGTCTGTCGGTCAGCCTTGGCCTGATCTTCAGTTTCATGCTCGCGCCTTGGGCCGGCCGACATGTGCAGGCGGCCCACGTCGCGGAGCCAGCAGCATGA
- a CDS encoding sodium:proton antiporter yields the protein MMVVLFWAMALALFAVATRIGRHLGLIPIVSQLLFATVGLPLLMYFWIEPHWQLSGAALVSPIWLKNLYSLSFALLLGYILSDVIDLQLDRQSLKIALPSFCIPFACGIATAIWLLPPQPWISSLAVGLLFAITAIPVLYLYLRHIDYPPAATRRLVQTAILIDLTCWTLFAIAQGTLHLSSLLLPLAGACLPVLLRLLGLRQAWLYSACFFALLVVAEHYKLNALIFGIGFLLLMAALKAPLILPFPVRWMIALQTYIAIPLILTFGIVQINVHSAMDSLGWVQLAALLLLPISSKLLGNWLGLGWAGASFHGASRWRESVLLNIRGLSEIVFLNLLLQQQLISTPLYFALMLMGLIATLLPALAGMHRIPLKAAAPARSPHANR from the coding sequence ATGATGGTCGTGCTGTTTTGGGCGATGGCCCTGGCGCTGTTTGCCGTGGCGACCCGCATCGGGCGCCACCTTGGCTTGATCCCGATCGTCAGTCAGTTACTGTTCGCAACGGTCGGCCTTCCGCTGTTGATGTACTTCTGGATCGAACCCCATTGGCAATTGAGCGGCGCCGCGCTGGTGTCGCCGATCTGGCTGAAGAACCTCTACAGCCTGAGTTTCGCGCTGCTGCTCGGTTACATCCTCAGCGACGTGATCGACCTGCAACTGGATCGCCAGAGCCTGAAAATCGCCCTGCCGAGTTTCTGCATCCCGTTTGCCTGTGGCATCGCCACGGCGATCTGGCTGTTGCCGCCACAGCCGTGGATCAGCTCGCTGGCGGTCGGCCTGTTGTTCGCCATTACCGCGATTCCGGTGTTGTACCTGTACCTGCGACATATCGATTACCCGCCAGCCGCGACCCGGCGACTGGTGCAAACCGCGATCCTCATCGACCTGACGTGCTGGACCCTGTTCGCCATCGCCCAGGGCACCCTGCACCTGAGCAGTCTGCTGCTGCCCCTGGCCGGCGCCTGCCTGCCCGTGTTGCTGCGCTTGCTCGGCCTGCGTCAGGCATGGCTGTACAGCGCCTGCTTTTTCGCGCTGCTGGTGGTCGCCGAACATTACAAACTCAACGCGCTGATTTTCGGCATCGGTTTTTTGCTGCTCATGGCCGCACTGAAGGCGCCGCTGATACTGCCGTTTCCGGTGCGCTGGATGATTGCCCTGCAAACATACATAGCCATCCCGCTGATACTCACGTTCGGCATCGTGCAGATCAACGTGCACAGCGCCATGGACAGCCTCGGCTGGGTGCAACTGGCGGCGCTGCTGCTGTTGCCGATATCCAGCAAACTTTTGGGTAACTGGCTCGGCCTCGGCTGGGCCGGCGCCTCGTTCCACGGCGCCAGCCGCTGGCGGGAAAGTGTGCTGCTGAACATTCGTGGCTTGAGCGAGATCGTCTTTCTCAACTTGCTGCTGCAACAACAGCTCATCAGCACGCCGCTGTACTTTGCACTGATGTTGATGGGCCTGATCGCCACACTGCTGCCGGCACTCGCCGGCATGCACCGGATTCCCTTGAAAGCTGCCGCCCCGGCAAGGAGCCCACATGCCAACCGTTGA
- a CDS encoding NAD(P)/FAD-dependent oxidoreductase has product MPTVEIERRQIVVIGAGPSGAIAAALLKRKGHDVLVIERQHFPRFSIGESLLSHCLDFVEEAGMLDTVNAAGFQLKTGAAFAWGERYSTFDFGDTLTRGKPTTFQVQRADFDKLLADQAALQGVEIRYGETIFSVDIDQSRPQLGVRREDGSEYQIEAGFMLDASGYGRVLPRLLDLEAPSNFPVRQAVFTHVEDHIDHPNFDRTKILITTHPTKRDVWFWTIPFSNGRCSVGVVAAQEHFDGRTDNLDDCLRGFIDETPSLSGVLGNAVWDTPARTIGGYSANVKTLHGPGFALLGNAAEFLDPVFSSGVTIAMRSASMAAAVLHRQLQGETVDWQGEFAAPLKRGVDTFRCYVEGWYNGTFQDVIYHEGGSPEIRRMISSILAGYAWDERNPFVSEAKRRLKVISELCAKDGT; this is encoded by the coding sequence ATGCCAACCGTTGAAATCGAACGTCGTCAGATCGTGGTTATCGGCGCAGGTCCTTCCGGCGCCATTGCCGCTGCACTTCTCAAGCGCAAGGGCCACGACGTACTGGTGATCGAACGCCAGCATTTCCCCCGGTTTTCCATCGGTGAAAGCCTGTTGTCGCACTGCCTGGATTTCGTCGAAGAGGCGGGCATGCTCGACACCGTCAACGCCGCCGGTTTCCAGCTGAAAACCGGTGCGGCGTTTGCCTGGGGTGAGCGTTACAGCACCTTCGATTTCGGTGACACGCTCACCCGCGGCAAACCGACGACATTCCAGGTACAACGGGCCGATTTCGACAAACTGCTGGCCGATCAGGCCGCGTTGCAAGGTGTGGAAATCCGTTACGGCGAGACCATCTTCAGCGTAGATATCGATCAGTCCAGACCGCAACTCGGCGTACGTCGTGAGGATGGCAGCGAGTACCAAATCGAGGCCGGGTTCATGCTCGACGCCAGCGGCTACGGCCGTGTCCTGCCGCGCTTGCTCGACCTTGAGGCACCGTCGAATTTCCCGGTGCGCCAGGCCGTGTTCACCCACGTCGAAGATCACATCGACCACCCGAATTTCGACCGCACCAAAATTCTCATCACCACTCACCCGACAAAGCGTGATGTGTGGTTCTGGACCATCCCCTTCAGCAACGGGCGCTGCTCGGTCGGCGTGGTCGCCGCACAGGAACATTTCGACGGTCGCACCGACAATCTGGATGACTGCCTGCGCGGGTTCATCGATGAAACCCCGAGTCTGTCCGGTGTGCTGGGCAACGCCGTGTGGGACACCCCGGCGCGAACCATCGGCGGTTACTCGGCCAACGTCAAAACCCTGCACGGGCCGGGCTTTGCCTTGCTAGGCAATGCGGCGGAATTCCTCGACCCGGTGTTTTCCTCCGGCGTGACCATCGCCATGCGCTCGGCGAGCATGGCCGCCGCTGTCCTGCACCGCCAGTTGCAAGGCGAAACTGTCGACTGGCAGGGTGAATTCGCCGCACCGCTCAAGCGCGGGGTCGACACGTTCCGCTGCTACGTCGAAGGTTGGTACAACGGGACTTTCCAGGACGTGATTTACCATGAGGGCGGTTCACCGGAGATCCGCCGCATGATTAGCTCGATCCTCGCCGGGTACGCCTGGGACGAACGCAATCCGTTCGTCAGCGAAGCCAAGCGCCGTCTGAAAGTGATTTCCGAACTCTGCGCAAAGGATGGAACATGA
- a CDS encoding beta-ketoacyl-[acyl-carrier-protein] synthase family protein: MTAYLNALGVICALGRDKDEVARNLFAGDCSGMRSEAGWVPERSLPVGAVRGELTAIPAELSRQHTRNNQLLLEAALQIRQDVDQAIQTYGRDRIGVVLGTSTSGIDEASQGLAHYIREQHFPPQYDYQQQELGAPANFLADWLQLSGPAYVISTACTSSARALMSAQRLLDLGVCDAVLCGGVDSLCKLTLNGFSALEAVSEQRCNPFSVNRNGINIGEAAALFLMTRRAGDNPSIALLGSGASSDAHHISAPEPSGRGALQAMRKAMARANLQPQQIAYLNLHGTATQHNDAMESQAVATLFPAGVLCSSTKPMTGHTLGAAGALEAAFCWLSLNTGNREHALPPHVWDGQPDPDLPALKWVTPTDRLASTGPRYLMSNSFAFGGNNVSLIIGDAP, from the coding sequence ATGACGGCCTATCTGAATGCCCTCGGGGTGATTTGCGCTCTCGGTCGCGACAAGGACGAAGTCGCCCGCAACCTGTTTGCCGGCGATTGCTCGGGCATGCGCAGCGAAGCGGGCTGGGTGCCGGAGCGGTCGTTGCCGGTGGGTGCGGTCCGTGGCGAACTGACGGCGATTCCCGCTGAGCTGTCCCGGCAACACACACGCAACAATCAACTGCTGCTCGAAGCAGCGCTGCAAATTCGCCAGGACGTCGATCAAGCGATCCAGACCTACGGTCGCGACCGCATCGGTGTCGTGCTGGGCACCAGCACTTCGGGCATCGACGAAGCCAGCCAGGGCCTGGCCCACTACATTCGCGAGCAGCACTTCCCGCCGCAATACGACTATCAGCAACAGGAGCTCGGCGCTCCGGCGAACTTTCTCGCCGACTGGCTGCAATTGAGCGGGCCGGCCTATGTAATTTCCACGGCCTGCACCTCCAGCGCCCGCGCGCTGATGAGTGCCCAGCGCTTGCTGGACCTGGGTGTTTGCGACGCGGTGCTGTGCGGCGGTGTCGATAGCTTGTGCAAATTGACTCTCAACGGTTTCTCGGCGCTGGAAGCGGTGTCCGAACAGCGCTGCAATCCGTTTTCGGTCAACCGTAACGGCATCAACATCGGCGAAGCGGCGGCTTTGTTCCTGATGACCCGACGTGCAGGCGATAACCCGTCGATTGCCTTGCTCGGCAGCGGCGCCAGCTCCGATGCGCACCACATTTCAGCCCCGGAACCCAGCGGCCGAGGCGCCCTGCAAGCCATGCGCAAGGCAATGGCCCGGGCGAACCTGCAACCGCAACAAATCGCCTACCTGAACCTGCACGGCACTGCGACGCAACACAACGACGCCATGGAAAGCCAGGCCGTAGCGACGCTTTTCCCGGCCGGCGTACTCTGCTCGTCGACCAAACCCATGACCGGTCACACCCTCGGCGCGGCCGGCGCGCTGGAAGCGGCGTTCTGCTGGCTGAGCCTGAACACGGGCAATCGCGAGCACGCCCTGCCGCCCCACGTGTGGGATGGCCAACCGGATCCCGATCTTCCGGCCCTGAAATGGGTGACCCCGACTGATCGCCTGGCGTCCACTGGTCCCCGCTACTTGATGAGCAATTCCTTTGCCTTCGGTGGCAACAACGTCAGCCTGATTATCGGAGACGCCCCATGA
- a CDS encoding hotdog family protein has product MIDWPLAELLPHAGDMILIDQILAFDEEQIHTRLTVKPDGLFNLPDGSLPAWVGIELMAQSVAAYAGCHARQRGDAVALGFLLGSRKFECNVESFPAGTELTIHGIRSLEDDNGMGVFECHINAPGIHATARLNVYRPPQPTQYLHEPEGVQ; this is encoded by the coding sequence ATGATTGACTGGCCGCTCGCCGAACTGCTGCCCCACGCTGGCGATATGATCCTTATCGACCAGATCCTCGCGTTCGATGAAGAACAGATTCACACCCGCCTCACCGTCAAGCCCGATGGCCTGTTCAACCTTCCGGACGGCAGCCTGCCGGCCTGGGTCGGTATCGAACTGATGGCGCAGAGCGTGGCCGCGTACGCCGGTTGCCATGCGCGCCAGCGTGGCGATGCCGTGGCACTTGGCTTCCTGCTCGGCAGCCGTAAATTCGAATGCAATGTCGAAAGCTTTCCGGCCGGCACCGAGCTGACCATCCACGGCATTCGCTCGCTGGAAGACGACAACGGCATGGGCGTATTCGAATGCCACATCAATGCGCCCGGTATTCACGCCACCGCCCGGTTGAACGTGTATCGCCCGCCCCAGCCCACTCAATATCTCCATGAACCCGAAGGAGTCCAGTAA
- the fabG gene encoding 3-oxoacyl-ACP reductase FabG, which yields MTESVLVTGSSRGIGRAIALRLAQAGHDIVLHCRSGLADAQAVQAEVEALGRNARILQFDVSDRASCKAILEADVETHGAYYGVVLNAGLTRDGAFPALSEDDWDVVMRTNLDGFYNVLHPVMMPMIRRRAAGRIVCITSVSGLIGNRGQVNYSASKAGLIGAAKSLAIELGKRKITVNCVAPGLIDTAMLDENVPVEELMKMIPAQRMGTPEEVAGAVNFLMSAEASYITRQVLAVNGGLC from the coding sequence ATGACTGAATCCGTACTGGTCACCGGTTCCAGCCGTGGTATTGGCCGCGCCATCGCCCTGCGCCTGGCCCAGGCCGGGCATGACATCGTGTTGCATTGCCGCAGCGGCCTGGCCGATGCGCAGGCAGTGCAGGCCGAAGTCGAAGCCTTGGGACGCAACGCGCGCATCCTGCAATTCGATGTATCCGACCGCGCCAGTTGCAAAGCCATTCTCGAAGCCGACGTGGAAACCCACGGTGCCTATTACGGCGTGGTGCTCAACGCCGGTCTGACGCGTGACGGTGCTTTTCCGGCGCTGAGCGAGGATGATTGGGATGTGGTGATGCGCACTAACCTCGACGGGTTCTACAACGTGCTGCACCCGGTGATGATGCCGATGATTCGTCGTCGCGCCGCCGGACGGATTGTCTGCATCACCTCGGTGTCCGGGTTGATCGGCAACCGTGGCCAGGTCAACTACAGTGCCTCGAAGGCCGGGTTGATCGGAGCGGCGAAGTCGTTGGCGATCGAACTGGGCAAGCGCAAAATCACCGTCAACTGTGTCGCACCCGGCCTGATCGACACCGCCATGCTCGACGAGAATGTACCGGTGGAAGAATTGATGAAAATGATCCCCGCACAACGCATGGGCACCCCGGAAGAGGTGGCCGGCGCGGTGAATTTCCTGATGTCGGCGGAAGCGTCGTACATCACCCGGCAGGTTCTGGCCGTCAATGGAGGCCTGTGCTGA
- a CDS encoding beta-ketoacyl-ACP synthase — translation MKRVVVTGMAGITSLGSDWDTIAGHFADNRSGIRRMDEWDRFTELNTRLAGPIDDFKVPSHWTRKQLRSMGRVSRLAVGAAEMALADAGLLGDESIKDGRMGVACGSSTGSTDEIKAFGNMLLNSVAEGLNANSYVRMMPHTTAANISIFFGLTGRLIPTSSACTSGSQGIGYAYEAIKFGRLPLMLAGGAEELCPTEAMVFDALYATSLKNDAPQTSPRPYDSARDGLVIGEGGGMLVLEELEHALARGAHIHAEIVGFGSNADGQHTTRPEQVTMRRAMELALEDAGLQPSDIGYVNGHGTATEQGDIAETMATSSLFGEHMPISSQKSFLGHTLGACGALESWFSIEMMNRDLYAHTLNLDDIDPHCGKLDYLRGEFRQMSNQYVMNNNFAFGGVNTSLIFKRWS, via the coding sequence ATGAAACGCGTGGTCGTCACCGGCATGGCCGGCATCACTTCACTGGGCAGCGATTGGGACACCATCGCCGGCCATTTCGCGGACAACCGCAGCGGCATTCGCCGGATGGACGAGTGGGATCGCTTCACCGAACTCAACACCCGCCTGGCCGGACCCATTGATGACTTCAAGGTGCCAAGCCACTGGACCCGCAAGCAACTGCGCAGCATGGGCCGGGTTTCGCGGCTTGCCGTGGGCGCGGCGGAGATGGCGTTGGCGGACGCCGGGTTGCTCGGCGATGAATCGATCAAGGACGGCCGCATGGGCGTCGCCTGCGGTTCGTCCACCGGCAGCACCGACGAGATCAAGGCGTTCGGCAACATGCTGCTCAACTCGGTGGCCGAGGGCCTGAACGCCAACTCCTACGTGCGCATGATGCCGCACACCACGGCGGCCAACATCAGCATCTTCTTCGGCCTCACCGGCCGCCTGATCCCGACCTCCAGCGCCTGCACCAGCGGCAGCCAGGGCATCGGCTATGCCTACGAGGCCATCAAGTTCGGTCGCCTGCCACTGATGCTCGCCGGCGGTGCCGAGGAGCTGTGCCCGACCGAAGCCATGGTCTTCGACGCGCTCTACGCCACCAGCCTGAAAAACGACGCCCCGCAGACTTCACCACGTCCTTACGACAGCGCCCGCGATGGCCTCGTAATCGGCGAAGGTGGCGGCATGCTGGTGCTCGAAGAACTGGAACACGCCCTCGCTCGCGGTGCGCACATCCACGCCGAGATCGTCGGTTTCGGCAGCAATGCCGATGGCCAGCACACCACCCGCCCGGAGCAAGTCACCATGCGCCGGGCCATGGAACTGGCCCTTGAAGATGCCGGTCTCCAGCCGTCGGACATCGGCTACGTCAACGGCCACGGCACCGCGACCGAACAGGGCGACATCGCCGAAACCATGGCCACCAGCAGCCTGTTCGGCGAGCACATGCCCATCAGCTCGCAAAAGAGCTTCCTCGGCCATACCCTCGGCGCCTGTGGCGCACTGGAATCCTGGTTCAGCATCGAAATGATGAACCGCGACCTCTACGCCCACACCCTCAACCTCGACGACATCGACCCCCACTGCGGCAAACTGGATTACCTGCGCGGCGAGTTCCGGCAGATGAGCAACCAGTACGTGATGAACAATAATTTCGCGTTTGGCGGGGTGAATACTTCGTTGATTTTCAAGCGCTGGTCTTAG
- a CDS encoding bacteriocin immunity protein yields the protein MNKSISDYTEAEFVRFMQEIRAANESASDEVLGKLLEQFRQLTGHPDGSDLIYYPEDGADNSNEGITETVRKWREANGLPGFKPRF from the coding sequence ATGAATAAAAGTATCTCTGATTACACCGAAGCTGAGTTTGTCCGCTTCATGCAGGAAATACGTGCGGCAAACGAAAGTGCGTCAGATGAAGTTCTTGGCAAACTTCTGGAGCAATTCAGGCAGCTTACGGGACACCCTGATGGCAGTGACCTAATTTATTACCCTGAAGACGGTGCGGACAATTCAAACGAAGGCATCACCGAAACAGTGAGGAAATGGCGCGAAGCCAACGGTCTACCAGGCTTTAAACCGCGTTTCTGA
- a CDS encoding S-type pyocin domain-containing protein: protein MSEESDESLKRRGLIRSKTWPYVISVLPREMEPSRPNKVKTALAREREQKEETHRYEALQKAERARQDEFLRVCGEREKAEQLKSPSVQDCTFAKSTSVAKGQVCHPNGTAPFESLGNYGTYAVLSTREAITLAGTPLHLIGGSATALTLASRVGGSLSLGLSGTALSAGVVAGGIAGTVAMLWPSNFASDAAFYSTEEFANLTVANIGVRVNVKHLPGESVSAFGVYTGYNSAWRSVPVIAATARGDQLVADLGDGVELIWTPAVDTSRVLGIPALEGAPPLPAAFVFPVAEQAEQRYEHPANPADFRDAIIWFPGQPQILPVYISLNVRGAPGVVTGVGQDVTGIWLAGAGAGEGSPVPTRIADQLRGREFSSFDAFRKAFWKVIAGDPELHRQFNEDNLNRIKSGYAPIARDKDTVGKRSTFELHHVERIADGGAVYDVDNLRANTPRNHIANHRKQ from the coding sequence TTACCGCGCGAAATGGAGCCGTCCAGGCCCAATAAAGTAAAGACCGCCTTAGCGCGTGAGCGGGAACAAAAGGAAGAGACACATCGATACGAAGCGCTTCAAAAAGCCGAGCGCGCTCGACAAGATGAATTTCTGCGCGTATGTGGCGAACGTGAAAAAGCCGAGCAACTGAAATCACCTTCCGTCCAGGACTGCACATTCGCTAAATCCACCAGCGTGGCTAAGGGGCAGGTCTGCCATCCGAACGGGACCGCCCCATTTGAGAGCCTGGGTAATTACGGCACTTATGCAGTGCTCAGCACCCGTGAAGCCATCACCTTGGCGGGCACACCACTCCACCTGATAGGCGGCTCAGCCACGGCACTGACCCTTGCTTCACGAGTCGGCGGCTCGTTGTCGTTGGGCCTGTCCGGTACGGCCCTCAGCGCAGGTGTTGTGGCTGGCGGTATTGCAGGCACCGTCGCCATGCTCTGGCCAAGTAATTTTGCATCTGACGCTGCGTTTTACAGTACCGAAGAATTTGCCAATCTGACCGTGGCCAACATCGGTGTACGGGTCAACGTCAAACACCTGCCCGGAGAATCGGTCAGCGCGTTCGGGGTGTACACCGGTTACAACTCCGCGTGGCGAAGTGTCCCGGTGATTGCCGCAACGGCGCGCGGTGATCAACTCGTCGCGGATCTGGGCGACGGGGTGGAGTTGATCTGGACACCTGCCGTCGATACCAGCAGGGTGCTGGGCATTCCAGCGCTGGAAGGTGCCCCGCCATTACCGGCCGCGTTTGTCTTTCCTGTAGCCGAACAGGCCGAGCAACGTTATGAGCATCCGGCAAACCCAGCGGACTTCCGGGATGCCATTATCTGGTTTCCGGGGCAGCCGCAAATCCTGCCGGTCTATATCTCGCTCAACGTGCGTGGTGCGCCCGGTGTGGTTACAGGTGTTGGTCAAGACGTGACGGGGATTTGGCTCGCCGGGGCAGGTGCCGGAGAAGGTTCCCCGGTCCCAACGCGAATTGCCGATCAGCTTAGAGGTCGCGAGTTTTCTAGTTTTGATGCGTTTAGGAAGGCGTTTTGGAAAGTAATAGCAGGCGACCCTGAGCTACATCGTCAATTCAATGAAGATAATCTAAACCGTATAAAGTCCGGCTATGCACCAATTGCTCGCGATAAAGATACCGTAGGAAAAAGAAGTACTTTCGAGCTGCACCACGTTGAGCGTATTGCTGACGGAGGAGCCGTGTATGACGTGGATAATCTGAGGGCCAATACTCCTCGAAACCACATAGCCAATCACCGAAAACAGTAG